The Serinus canaria isolate serCan28SL12 chromosome 2, serCan2020, whole genome shotgun sequence genomic interval TGCATCCAAGAGGTGCAGTTTGAAACCATACAGACCTGGAAACTTTTGAAAAGTTCAGGTGTGTTTTACTTTTGGGTTACATGCCAGAGAACACTGACAATAGTACTAATCACTGAAGATATCCATAATACATCCATAAGTGCTCCCTGAGTGCTATCCCAAATGACAGCCCTGCTCTCAAGTGGCAACCTGCTTGAGAAATCCTGTTTTAGGCTGATGTATTCTCAGTGAAGAGTCTGGATTTAAGTGCTGCCTGAATGTGCAGGTTTTgacttccttcttctttttgcCTAGGTTCCTATTGATGATGGGAGTTTTGTTCTGTTGTGGAGCTGGTTTCTTTATCCGAAGGCGGATGTACCCTCCTCCATTAGTAGAAGAACCTACTTTTAATGTGTCTTACACCAGACAACCAGTCAACACTGCATCAGGTCAGAGACTGCTCATAACAAGTTTCACTGGTTCCTTACTTTGGCCAAGACATTAAAAAGGGGGGGTTTTGAGCTTTTGTTTCACCGGTTTTTGGACACTGTGCAATTTGTACAAGGGATTGCACTGCACTCAAACGTGCACCCACCTCCTGCAGTGAGTGATGTCCTCAGCCTTTCCAGCAGcaaaattcagctgcagtgtaCAGAAGGGGTTTTGAAACATAGGGGATGAGGGATGACAGAAGTTTCAGTTCTCTTTCAGTTCCTAATACCTTTACAGGTGTGTGTCCATGTGTGGAAGGGGACTAGCAAGCTCTCCCTTTGCAGTGTAGACTGCAAAGGGATGATAGGTGTCCAAATTCAACAGTCACAGGAAGAAAGAGTTTTAAATACAATTGATAACGTctggcagagctgaaggaaagCCTGGTATTTTCTTCCACAATCTGGCCatcttgcaggtttttttgATTTGCCTTCAGTGTTCTGTCCTGCAGTCTTTCTGTGCCAGAGGGGTCTTTTTCCCCTTGTTGGTCTGATTGCTGTCTCTCTATAAATAATTACTGTGAGCATCAGGAGGACCTACCTAGTGAGGGCTCCTCTGGCAAAGTTGCTTTCTAAGTTtgtaatttcttcctttctggtAGCTAGTTCTGATTGGGAACACTCCTAGGCCTAAATGGTTAAAAAGGTGTTGCAGACACAAACTGACACTTTGTTTCAATTCTAAGTTTTTTAGGGCTCCCATTCTgcatctgtttttctctttaactgAACAGAGTATCTTGCAGCTGGGGGAGAGCCAGTCCAACTAGACTAATATTTTTAAGCCTGAAAAATAGCCTGGAGCTGCTATTGTGAACAGGGAATGTCTTGGATGAATTGATAAACACCAGATTTAAATTTAGAGCACAGCTTTACTCTTTCATGGTGCTTCATGGAACAATAATTGTGggcaaatataaaaaaaagcacaagCTCTTTGATGACCTGATTATGCCACCTGCTTCCAGACTGTTACTACTGTTACTTGAAAGCTTTGGGCTCTGAGCTAACCccacaatttattttattttttatttttagtttttccaCTGTTCTAGAAATATTTAACAGTAAAAGCAATGAGAATTAATAGTCAAGCAAGTTCCCATTTTTCAGTAATTAGTCTTCTGGGTTTGGTACCAGTAGCCAATTCAGTGTTGAGGTGGAGCCCTCAAAATGTGTCTCGTTGCctgtctccttccttccctgcagagatagcagcagcatcttctgccattccagcagcatctgctgggaGTGCTCTTCTGGGAGCCTGACTGGGAGAATGGAAGGGGAAGATCTCTTAGAAGCTGTGTCATTATAGGAAACACAGACTGGcaccaaaagaagaaaacctgtttCTCAgccatgacttttttttcccagtccatctttatttaaagacagagaggaagaaaaaaccaaaaagctaaCTTAGATCTTGAGATAGTCTGTGACTTCTGTTGCATTAAGTCATCTTCCACCACCCACTGTGATATCTGAGGAGGGTTACACACCAGCTTTGTTCTTATGGCAGCAATCTATGTTACTCCTCATGTGTCACAGCCAAGGAATTTTGTGTTTGTCCatatatttcctttccttgtcccTGCAGGCTCCGACGTCATTTCCTAAATTGATCTATGCAAAGCAATCCTGTCCCATTGTGCCTGCCAGCAGTAACTGACTGCAGCTTGGCTCTTTGTTTCATGCAGGTTCACTTCTAAACTGTGGGAGGGAAATTATCCATCTGAGCTTCCCTCTGGCTTATCAGCAGATCCAGGACACCACAAAATAGTCTCTGAAGTCCTTTTGTAAGACTTGACACCTGAGTCAGGGCCACAGTAGAGACTCCTTTGTCCATCTGGGATCCCAcacctctcctctctgcagacagaaaagcttttcagtcagagcagctgaacagggctcactgttttccctttgaaatgGTAGTTGCTTGGGGCAGTGGTGCCCGTTGCTTCACTAAGTGATTTCTATTGGATGCAAAACTGAAACTTTTTGGTAGTATCTGAAGAGGTGAATGCAGTCCTGCCAGcctgctttttttctggaaggGAGAAAGACTCCTTGTCTTTGCCCTGATAAACACTTTGAAAATCCTTGTCTGAGTATGCAGAGCACAGGCTCTGGGAGAGCACAACCTGATGCCTCTGCTGTTGCTGAtaccttttctctccttttctttctttcagggTCACAACAACCTGGAGTGCCGTATTACACAGATCCAGGTGGACCTGTGATGAATCCCATGGCTATGGCTTTCCACGTCCAGCCCAATTCCCCACAAGGAAACCCGGTTTACCCACCCCCACCTTCCTATTGCAACACACCACCTCCCCCATATGAGCAGGTGGTGAAATCCTCCACATGAGGACTCTGGCTCTCTGACCTGACTGTGTGAGAAGAAGGTGCAATTGCAAAATGACCAAGATGGAGGGCACCTGCCCTTTTGAACACTTGCTAATTCTCCAagtcctctctccttcccttccctgcacctTTCCTCATTAAAGTTACTTGCAAAAgggtgatttttaaaattttttttcttttttttttttttttttttagtagaagtggattttttctttttcttcaaaatgagaGAAGTTGTCTTTGTAATGCTTTTAATGGAAACCTATATTTAAAACTGTAtgtctttctctttatttattatttgtttcaaTCAAGGTTTTAATTGCGTCGTGGCAGGTTACTGATAGAAGTCCTTGTGACCCCAGAGTGATGTGCAGCCTCCTAAGACCCCTCAGCAAAAATGCCCTCAGCTAAGGGAAACAACAGACAAAGAAGATAAaggtggaaggagcagggcaaTGATTTTACCAGAAATTGTGACTACcatctttcacttttttctttaacagttCAGTTCTGATGTATACCAGAAAGATGCTCTGATAAAATCACTGTGGCTAGAGTACCAGTATTGGTTGAGTCATGGCAGGGGCTCTGCCAAGTGCTCTAGAAAAGAGGGAGTTGTTACTTTAAATGATGCATCCAGAGTTAAGGACTGGGATTTGAGTGTTTCTTGCCCATCATGTGAACTTTGTGTGATCAGCATCTTGGCTCCCCTTGTTTTATCAGCGCTGAGACTGTATGAAACAGACAATGCTGGCACAAGAGGAAGGTGTTACAACCTCAGAGCTACTTGTACCTCTTGACAGAACAGAGAGAAACACTGTAATACATACGTTTTTCTTGCCtaaattggaaaatatttacagtaaGAAGGGATGGGAGCATAGATACAAGTTTACTCCCTTTGGCATTGGTGGGAGTTTAGTCCCTGAGAAATAGTATCTTCCATTATAGTCTTACTGCTGCCACAAAGAGTACCAAGTAAAGCTGTCATCTTAGGTGATAGATCTGTAAATCTGCTCTCCTCTCTAGGTCAGAAAAACAATAACTTTTTGGGACAGGTTCTTAATAGCATTCTTTGACCTGGTGCTCAGATGGTTTAGCTTTCAATATCTCTTAGCTCTTCATGTATTTTCTTGTGAGTGCTCATGGATAATCCTCTGAGTGACCACAAATGAACATCTTCAAATAAACACAAGGCCCCTTTGTCTCTGTGAGGACACCCATCCCTGTCTAGCAAAAATTTGAAGTTGCTCTAAAACATGACTTCATACTAATGGGACCTCCTCCCTTTGTGCATATTCAGTCATGTCACTGAGCAGTGACAAAAAGAAGATGCCattgcctcctgctgctgaaggaccTGCAAAAAATAACAGAGCTGAGGGTTAGGAGTCCCATGTGGTCTTTTGGGTACCCGGTGAGTGTTCCTGGGTGAtgccagccagggcacagaggTTTCACTGTGGTGGTTTGGAGTCATCTGAAGACCTGTGTTCACAGGGAGCCAAAGCCTTATTGTGCTGTTGTTCTGTGCCAGTGACTTCTGAGAACTTGTTTCTAGATGTCAAGCTGGATTTGCaaaacatctctttttctgtgaaTATGAGTGTCTAACAGCAAAACTCGTAAGGGCCACTCTTTCTGCTGGTGGATTCAGTAGCCATCTGAAGCAGAGCTAGCACTGGAGGAGTTCATTCCTGCATACCTGACTTGGGTGAAATTGTAACCAAGGCTTTCCCTTACTGTGCATCTAATAAGGGACAAAGCAAAGTACTTCTGTGTGTGCAGTCTTAGCTCGAGAGACACTTCAGATAGcaaaaaagtacattttataGATGAATACGAGGACCATCTGGACATCAcaactgtatttattttctaaattagcTTGCACTTGAAGTGTGAAAGCTGTGTATGTCACTGAGTATGGTTGTGTTTACAGGacatattttttcaaaagcaattcCAACCTTTTTCTGTCAATAGAAATTACAACAGAcctcattttaatatttgggtGTTATTAAGTCCttttatattataaaatgtATCTGTGACAGCTGGCATTGTCCTGGACACATCGAATAGAAGCCTTTGTACAGTGAAATTCAGCGTCAGGTGAAGTTTTCCTGAAGTCTGGCTCGTTTACTTCCTAGTGTTGATGGATGACACTACCTCGTACAACACAGGGCATTTTCTGCCAGCAAACTTGCTTGGTCTTTCTTGAAAACACACCACCCGTGTGGGCATCCATAGGAGTTAATTGCAGATTGTTCACATGCCTTTCCTCCAGTTGCCTCGCCAATTCCAACAGGATTTTACTTGGCACTGGCCATGCCCtaggagctgccagctgctgcagctttgctgtggGGATTTGGTGCTTTATCTGCTGGGATTCTCTGGGTGCAGCTACTGCCTCCTCTCTCAAACACTAGAGAGGTTTTGGTGCCTCCCTGAGGCAGGGTGGTGTTTTGACTGCAAAATAAGGTTGGTTGTCAtggctgggagccctggggatcTGTGGGGCActcccctgccccttcccagagGCACTGGATCAGTGTGCAGCTGACTCCCAGCCAACCTTTGAGATCTTCCAGTCTACCTCAGGAAGGTGATTTTTGTGTCTTGTGCCTGTCTGTCTCCTGGTTCTTGCAGTGAGGTTTGATCCAGGGGGGTTAAACTTAACCCTTGACAGGGCTTGGCCAGAAGGAGCTGCTTTAGTGGGGCTGCTGAACCTGGGTGGGGAGCAAGGAGCATGAACAATGTAACCCCTTGAGTCCTTCCTTCAGTTCTGCATTCCCAAAATGTGTCTGGTGTACCTCTGAGGAGGCAGGGACCAGGCTGGGAAGGACACCTTTGCCCCTGTGACCTGACAGCAGGAAGAATGAGAAGGGGGTCAGTGCCCTTGTGCTGAAATCTCCAACTATGCTGCTTCATGAGAAGAGGCACCACCAGGGACTTTTGGTTCACCTTGCCCATAGCTCTTGTGGGGCCTGTGTTTCATCACTTTGGGAAGTGATAATATAGTGGCAACTTTTTATGGTGACAGCTTACACTGCTGTAACAACAAACAGCTGGAACTGTATTTTCCAAAAAGGTATTCAGACCATATGAGGAAGCAAAggaggttttctttcttccctgctttctgAGGTTTtggagttgggttttttaaaacatctatCCAAAATGTCGCTTTCTGGCACACAGGTCAGCCAAGAAGGCATAACACTTTTTCAATAGGCTTCACTATCTTCTTTTTCTGATCTGACATTGCTAATTGAGTAGGTGGAACAGGATGTCTTTGTAGgccctgtggctgtgggaaCCCTCCCTTCTGATGGCCTGTcaccaggagctgagctgccttACAGTCTGTACTATTTGGCAGGGAAATGACTACAGAGACACCACACAGGGCAAGATCCAGCGTGAGACAGCTTTTACAAAGCAACTGCTAGATAATAAGGCAATTAAAGATGAGAGGTGCAACTGGCAGCCACTGTTCCAAGCTGCCATGTGCTGCAAGGTGAACATGacagcagaggaggcagagggagcagtgaCAAATTAAgcagccctgccttcctgcaCCAATCTGTTATATTAGTTTTATGCAGTGAGAGGAGTCACAAGGATGGATGTCTCTTTGCCTGTCCCActctgcttctctcctgctgcctAACCCTATTTTACCTAATAGCTACAAGCTGGATTTACCACAATCCACTTGTAGATGTCAAGAAGCAAGCAGTGGTTTAAAGTCAGGTCCCTGTGCACAAATCACACTGGCCCTGACTGTGCATCAACATGAAACCAATGGAAACATATGGGAAAAAAGTGAACAGTTTCACTAGGAAAGGCTGCTGCATCAAAcaccctgctgggcagggctcaggcagcACAGTGGTGACTCTACCCTTGCTGTGAGGTGACACCACAGCACAAGTGCTTCTTTCCAGTCATCTCTCATGTGCTATTTAGATGTCAGAgatctgctgtgctggaaaagcCCCAATGCCATTATAACCTACACCTGAATTTGTACAGATTGTCTGCACACCAGAACTGATCCTCTCCAtgcaaaaaaaagcagcagtttctcTTGGCCAAGATGGCCATGAGTGGCACAAAGGGCAGTGTGAAACAGCAATACTACCCTTTGCCTGCAGCATACTTGCTGTTTCCTTCTGTTAAAGCCTAGTTAGAGGAACATTTAAAACTTCCTCAAAACTGGGAAACAGCTGTTACTCAGGTGGACAGAGAGATTTCATCCATGTGTTTTAGAAACCAGTTATCCCGAGTCTGGCTTTAGCTGCAAACTCTCCAACAGGATCTGTGTGGccacaaaggaaagcagagctttgCACTAAGCAGCGTACACTAAAAATcatctgggagcagcagcaggaaaggcacCTGCAGTGCTAAGAAAATGGGAAAGTTACAAAACCAGCAATCTGCCCTCTTTCTGGCTTATGTTTCAACCTGCAGGACTATgaaagagggaagcagctcagTTGTCAGATCAGTGGGACAGCTATCACCacagtgctggagggaaggaaggagaaccgcaatgaagaaaaaaccaGACTCACACAAATTACCACCACAGAGCTTGATCTTTACTAATAAAGCCAAAGAACAAAACatcagcattttttcctcttttctgcccaaagagcattttcatttttaacactACTGCTTTTTGCAACAGGTGGACTATTACACACAGACAAAGCAAACCAGGGAATATTAAGACATTTTCTACATTTGTAGTTTGATGTCATTTCTGAAGACAATGCCTTGTTGAAATGCACTTTTTCACCTTCACACAGTATCTTTCCATAAGGGGCCACCTAGATACCACAATGCTGTGACAAACAGAAAGGAGGAGCCACGGGGGAAGTCACATCAGGAAGATGAGGCAGATGCACTGTCAAGACACTTCCCAGCTCGACACATTTCCAGTCTTAGTCAGTTCTTAGAGGGTTCTGCAGAGAAAGATGGTGCCAGGCCTCACCATGGCAGAAGGCTGGCTATGGTACAGAAGAGCAGGTAGCTGACTTGCTCATTAGCTTGACAGGTACACTCCAGCATCATGGGGATCTGCTCAGCATTCAGCTGTTCTTAGTGTGTATATAACTGTGCATTTTTAAACCTAGCAGGTTTTAATTCCCTTTAGGCTCCAGCCAGCCAAACTCACCTCCCACAGGAGCCATTCCAAGCACAGTAGCCAAGACCAATATGCATGAATGAAAAATGTGCCAGCTGACCCCCTAGTTACACAGTCCATACAACAGAGGCTTGGAATTTGCCAGGGTGGCCAGTGTTTGCAGGCAGTTCCTGTATATGTGGTGAGCCCTTTCCCTGCTAACACACCCAACATGCTCTGCACCCACAGTGGAGGGTAAGGAACAAAGAAGTGATGTGAAACAGGATCAGAGCTGGCATCTACCTCTGTTAGTATTTCTCTGAGACTTCCTGGGCAAGTTTCCTTCCTGACTTTTCTATGGGCAGGATCAGGGATCCACAGGCTGAAGAAACAAGCAGAATTAGCTCTTGGCATTCTTGGCATGGAGGAATCTCTCATCAAGATGCCTGTGCTGGTACACTGTGCATTGCCTCCATGATCAGCTCTTCCTGTTCCTCACTGATCCCTCACTTTAATAACTCCCTCTGTTCCTCACTTTTCTGCTCTACTCCTATTTGCTTCAGCCCAGCTGCTTGCCATGCAGCATTCCCCACTCCCActgcttttcagcattttccccAATCTCTGGCTGTAGAGATGCAGCTGGGTTTGTTGCTCCCATCTCGCCTTCAGCAGAAgtctcttctgctgctcccatgTTTTAATCCTCCCtgacaaaaccagcagagaagCCGCTACACTGTGGCATTAGCTGTTTGTGCACttacactgctgctgctgctgtccagcagAACTGAATGGGGAAATGATTAACATCACAAGGGATTTGGCAATGGACACTGGAACGTGCTCAAGGAAGTCACCTGCCAGGTGACAAATCTAGACCGATTTATGTAGGAGCAACAATGCATCTCCAAGCCCAACCACAAACACTGGCACTCAGCAGATGGCCCACAAGTCACAGATGTCCTGATGTGTGCCCAAAAGGTCAAACTGTGCCATCTGTCACACACTCGCACCCGACAGAAGATACCAATTAAAATCAGCCCCTGGACTGACAGAGCACAAGGAGACCTGGGGGAGGATGACCACAGAGCCTGAGTGACTGGGAGTGCACTACACTTCAGGTACTACCTGAACACATAAGCCTGCTCTAAGAGTAGTCAGAATATGTCCCACTTCTCCCGAACCAATGGCCTGATACTGAGGAGAACCGGGAGGCAGGTCTGGTATTTCACAACCCCATCACACTTCAGGGGGAAGCAAAGCACTAGCAGCAGTTAGGACTATGGGAAAAGAGCTTTTTCTGTGTGGATTTGAAGATGAATTATACTTCAATTACAGCCACTAGCAATGGCTTCATATTGCAGATAatcctctgcagcctccaaaAGCGACTGGTATTTATCACTCCTGTACTACTACATGGGAGGGGAGGGCCCAAACAAATCACCACTTTGGTTCCAAAGTAACAACCATCCTGAGCTACCTGCATGGGAGGCTTGCCCTGGCACCCTCCCTTGCTCACCTGTATAtgagatgctgcaggagaggtTTATTCCAAATCAAAGTCTAGGAAAGGAGAAGCAGTTATGCTGTCCAGGCTCTGCTGTTGGTGGCAGAGGGAGGTTAGCCCGAGTGACTCCACCTGCAGTTTAAACTCATGGCATTGGGATGGGGCTTTGCAGTGGTGGGGGGAAGCATCTCCACCCTGCTATAAGCACCTAACACTAACACACTAACCAGCTGCAGGTACCAAAGGAAACCTCTCTTCCAGACTTTCAAAGAAGCCTGCCACAACAGCAGCTAAAGACAAGtcagatcccttccaacccgcTAAGTTTCTGAAAACGGAAATGGCCTCACGCCTCTTCATCAAAACAGGCTCATCTCCACCAGCTTAGCTTGTAAGGACTGtggagaaaaaggcagaaaaaaatgaacacagaaacgtttttcatctctttgtagagctgccagcacaccaGTGAAGCTGGGCACTGTCCTGCAGCAAACTCTCTCTGCGGGTAACCATGCTGCAGAAAGCAACACTGCTCCTGTGGGTCATGCACGAAGGTACAGGACAGAGATTCACACAGAGACCAGCTTTTGGCTAACAACAAAAGACTCAGATCAACACACAACACCAATAAACGTGCAGAACATGGCAAAGACCTGAAGAAGACAAATacaacagaaaagagaaagttcaAAACTTGACTTCTCTGGTCCTACATCTGAAGGTGTCACTTTAACAGAACTTAAGTGTGGCTTCTCCTGTTCATGCCCTAATGACTTCATGGTCCTTTGGGGCAGAAGGGGTGAGAAAAGGGCTTTATCCATCTGTCGGTTCAGCATCAAGTTATTTCACTATCAGAGGTGCGAAACAGTCTCATCCCTTTTGGCATCAGTTTCCTTTCAAAATGATGGTTTTAGCTGTCCTGTTCCactttgttttccctcctttgAGGTCTAAGTTCAAACGCTGGAAACTGGGAAGTCTCCGGTACTGAAATGTCTGACAGGAAGTGAATAGCTCCAGCCATGCCTAAAACAAAATGAGAAGGAGATAATTGTGCACATTAAAATAGCACAGCTGACAGCAAAGGCAACAGTACCCATTTGAACACCTCCCTCACgagcttctttttttaaagaggtaAACTTAGGCATGATGGAAAGGCAAGTTCATCCGTACTTTGCCCAGGAAACCaagttttgtttgaaaatatcAAAGGCAAGAACCAAGATGTCTCTGCTAACATCTCTTCAGCTGGACAACTTCAATGCTAtttcaaattaagaaaaagttaATCCAATCTTGGACTGTCCTTCATAGTTTGAGCAGCTCTTGCTTCTCCTTTCActggttaaaagaaaaagcaaaaactttATTGCACTTGTGAAGTACAGATTCATTTCCTCACTATCCACAAAGAGGCCATCCAGACCCCAAAGTGCATCACCCAACAGAATTCATAGGGTGACAGACAGGAGAGGCACAACAAGGAAATCATACAAGTTCAGTTTTATGATAAGCTAAAATCCTATTTTATAAACAGCTATGCATATTTATAAAGGAACCTTTCTGAATTACAGTATCTGATGGAAACAAAACACTTAGGACAATTCCATCAGATGCACATGCAACTTCTGTTCAAAGCATGCATGTACAGGCAGAATTGGACAACTGCAAGCATGATTTTggctacaaaaagaaaaaaagcccaaatttaAGAGATTTTTTCATCTCAAATATGAGActtctatatttttctttaaaaattccagacaatgaaaaaccaaaataaaagctgtatGTCAGCATTCAAGCACAAATCATCCTGCTCTTTGCACTGTTTCACCTCAACaaatttcaaagcttttatACAACAGATTGTATGCatgctcttttccctccctaCAAGAGCATGCAGGGGTGCTCTCAGGAATAGGAATACTTATGCTTTCCTCCTTTAAACATTAAGACAATAACTCTGTATTTAGAAGAGCTGCATATAAACTCCTGCTCTCTTGTGTTCATTCACGCCCTGGATTGCTAATTTGCAAATATCCCCGCTCGGCTGCTGTAATTTCAAGTATCTGCGGCAGGTGGCACACGAGGCTCGTCGTTCATGGAGCAGCCGCGGTGCTACCTTAAATCCCACTTGGATCTGTAATTCCTTGCTACTTATTCTGTAACATGAAGATGACACAAGGAATAGAAAATAagctatattaaaaaaatacaaagctcTAGGAAAGTATCTGGTAACATCTTGGAACTTATCTATAAGCCCCTAAGAACTCTGCTGTTTCCTGTTCAAGTGATTTGGGTTCATATTAAAACTACC includes:
- the VOPP1 gene encoding vesicular, overexpressed in cancer, prosurvival protein 1 isoform X1 codes for the protein MKRFHPGVALLLSLLWECTEAKKHCWYFEGLYPTYYICRSYEDCCGSRCCVRALSIQRLWYFWFLLMMGVLFCCGAGFFIRRRMYPPPLVEEPTFNVSYTRQPVNTASGSQQPGVPYYTDPGGPVMNPMAMAFHVQPNSPQGNPVYPPPPSYCNTPPPPYEQVVKSST
- the VOPP1 gene encoding vesicular, overexpressed in cancer, prosurvival protein 1 isoform X2 — translated: MEQSDAGPCTEAKKHCWYFEGLYPTYYICRSYEDCCGSRCCVRALSIQRLWYFWFLLMMGVLFCCGAGFFIRRRMYPPPLVEEPTFNVSYTRQPVNTASGSQQPGVPYYTDPGGPVMNPMAMAFHVQPNSPQGNPVYPPPPSYCNTPPPPYEQVVKSST